The following are encoded in a window of Balaenoptera ricei isolate mBalRic1 chromosome 1, mBalRic1.hap2, whole genome shotgun sequence genomic DNA:
- the CNR2 gene encoding cannabinoid receptor 2, translated as MEICWKIQAANGSTDGLDFNPMKDYMILSSSQKIAIAGLCTPLGLLSALENLVVLYLILSSHRLRRKPSYLFIGSLAGADFLASVVFAFNFVNFHVFHGVDSKAVFLLKIGSVTMTFTASVGSLLLTAIDRYLCLRYPPTYKALLTRGRALVTLGIMWVLSALVSSLPLMGWTCCPKPCSELFPLIPNDYLLGWLLFIAVLFSGIIYTYAHVLWKAHQHVASLAEHRDRQVLGMARMRLDVRLAKTLGVLLAVLFTCWVPVLTLMVYSLATTPSKQVKKVFAFCSLLCLVNSMVNPIIYALRSGEIRSSAHHRLAHWKKCLRGLGPEGKEEVPRSSVTETEADVKITLGPDSRELYCSDH; from the coding sequence ATGGAGATATGCTGGAAGATACAGGCAGCCAATGGCTCCACTGATGGCTTGGATTTCAACCCCATGAAGGATTACATGATCCTGAGCAGTTCCCAAAAGATAGCTATCGCGGGGCTGTGCACCCCTCTGGGCCTACTAAGCGCCCTGGAGAATCTGGTGGTGCTCTATCTGATCCTGTCCTCACACCGTCTCCGCAGGAAGCCCTCGTACCTGTTCATTGGCAGCTTGGCTGGGGCTGACTTTCTGGCCAGTGTGGTCTTTGCCTTCAACTTTGTAAATTTCCACGTCTTCCATGGCGTTGATTCCAAAGCTGTCTTCCTGCTGAAGATTGGCAGCGTGACTATGACCTTCACGGCCTCTGTAGGCAGCCTGCTGCTGACGGCCATTGACCGCTACCTCTGTCTGCGCTACCCACCTACATACAAAGCCCTACTCACCCGTGGGAGGGCACTGGTGACCCTGGGCATCATGTGGGTCCTCTCAGCATTGGTTTCCTCTCTGCCTCTCATGGGATGGACTTGCTGTCCCAAGCCCTGCTCTGAGCTTTTCCCCCTGATCCCCAATGACTATCTGCTGGGCTGGCTCCTGTTCATTGCTGTCCTCTTCTCTGGCATCATCTATACCTATGCGCATGTCCTCTGGAAGGCCCATCAGCATGTAGCCAGCTTGGCTGAGCACCGGGACAGGCAAGTGCTCGGAATGGCCCGGATGAGGCTGGATGTGCGGTTGGCCAAGACCTTGGGGGTGCTGCTGGCTGTGCTCTTCACGTGCTGGGTCCCGGTACTGACCCTCATGGTCTACAGCCTGGCCACCACTCCAAGCAAACAGGTCAAGAAGGTCTTCGCCTTCTGCTCCTTGCTCTGCCTTGTCAACTCCATGGTCAACCCCATCATCTACGCCCTGCGGAGTGGGGAGATCCGCTCCTCTGCGCACCACCGCCTGGCCCACTGGAAGAAGTGCCTGAGGGGCCTCGGGcctgaaggaaaagaagaggtCCCGAGGTCCTCAGTCACTGAGACAGAGGCTGATGTGAAAATCACCCTGGGGCCAGATTCCAGAGAGCTGTACTGCTCTGATCACTAA